A genomic stretch from Malus domestica chromosome 15, GDT2T_hap1 includes:
- the LOC139191995 gene encoding uncharacterized protein: MEPQQAPQQGRYRQPPSGLYQRPFAPIQPQPQSAQSNSGSSLDNDKLLQLLTSLTQGQKNQAKEMSEVKKQLGQMAEFMEKFREEGKLPSSTIVNPNRGFETAKAITLRSGKEVGINPQISKSSQNEEEKLLLEEEQLDKPTARVKQPLPQPPKPSTLPNSVKVGSNSTISNPIPLNAHYPCRFMQSKKEESEKDILEKFRKVQVNIPLLDAIKQVPKYAKFFKERCTTKKRISNKEVVQVSENVSAVLQRKLPPKCKDPSSFTIPCVIGNTKFEHAMLDLGASINVVPYSIYASMNLGELKNDGVIIQLADHSNAYPKGVLEDVLVQVNHLIFPIDFYMLKMEDTVHSTPLPILLERPFMKTARTKIDVFKGH; the protein is encoded by the coding sequence ATGGAGCCTCAACAAGCTCCACAACAAGGGCGGTATAGACAGCCACCTTCGGGACTCTATCAAAGGCCATTCGCACCAATTCAACctcaaccacaatctgcccaatcaaactcaggttcgtcattGGATAATGATAAACttcttcaattactaacttcattAACGCAAGGCCaaaaaaatcaagccaaggagatgAGCGAAGTGAAGAAGCAACTTGGGCAGATGGCGGAGTTCATGGAAAAGTTTAGAGAAGAAGGCAAACtacctagttcaaccattgtcAATCCGAATAGAGGTTTTGAAACCGCCAAGGCAATCACGTTAAGAAGTGGCAAGGAGGTTGGAATCAACCCACAAATATCCAAATCAAGCCAAAACGAGGAAGAGAagctgctgctcgaagaagaaCAACTGGAcaaacccacggcaagggtaaaacaacccttgccgcagccacctaaGCCTTCCACACTACCCAATTCAGTTAAGGTTGGTTCAAATTCGACTATTTCTAACCCTATTCCTCTGAATGCACATTACCCTTGCagatttatgcaatcaaagaaggaagaaagtgaaaaggacattctggagaagtttagaaaggtgcaagtcaatatcccgctccttgatgcaatCAAACAAGTTCCAAAATATGCCAAATTTTTTAAGGAACGTTGCACAACAAAGAAGAGGATCTCGAACAAGGAAGTGgtacaggtaagtgagaatgtctccgcagttttgcaaagaaaactacccCCTAAATGTAAAGATCCAAGTAGTTTCacaatcccttgtgttattggcaatacAAAATTTGAGcatgccatgttagacttaggtgcatccatCAATGTCGTGCCatattctatttatgcatctatgaacttaggagagctgaaaaatgatggagttattattcaattagctgatcattctaatgcatatccgaaaggagttttggaagatgttttggtgcaggttaatcatttaatCTTTCCAATCGATTTCTATATGCTAAAGATGGAAGATACAGTCCATTCTACTCCATTGCCGATCCTACTCGAaagaccattcatgaaaacagctcgCACTAAGATTGATGTGTTCAAGGGACATTGA
- the LOC103402212 gene encoding 12-oxophytodienoate reductase 2-like isoform X3 — protein MKLKVVLAPLTRQRSYGGVPQPHAVLYYSQRTSNGGLLIAEATGISDTAQGYPDTPGIWTKEQIESWKPIVDAVHAKGGIFFCQIWHGGRISNTGFQPNGQAPISSTDKVLAPQIRTNGIDVAVFSPPRRLRTDEVPQIVNDFRLAARNAMEAGFDGVEIHGAHGYLIEQFLKDQVNDRTDQYGGSMENRCRFALEVVEAVANEIGADKVGIRLSPFANYNGSVDSDPEALGLYLANALNKYGILYCHMVEPRMKTVGEKSDCPQTLVPMRKAFNGTFIAAGGYEEEDGNNAVAEGRADLIAYGRWFLANPDLPKRFELNAPLNKYNRSTFYVSEPVIGYTDYPFLDTTA, from the exons ATGAAACTCAA AGTTGTCTTAGCACCATTGACTAGACAAAGATCTTACGGAGGTGTTCCTCAGCCGCATGCGGTCTTATATTACTCTCAGAGAACATCTAACGGGGGTCTTCTCATAGCTGAAGCGACTGGAATTTCTGACACTGCTCAAGG GTACCCAGATACTCCCGGTATATGGACAAAGGAGCAAATTGAATCATGGAAACCCATTGTTGATGCTGTTCATGCTAAAGGTGGCATCTTCTTCTGTCAGATTTGGCATGGTGGGAGGATTTCAAATACCG GATTTCAGCCAAATGGGCAGGCTCCAATCTCTTCTACTGACAAGGTACTAGCCCCCCAAATACGAACTAATGGCATTGATGTTGCTGTATTTTCTCCTCCAAGGCGATTAAGGACAGATGAAGTCCCACAAATAGTCAATGATTTCAGACTTGCTGCAAGGAATGCTATGGAAGCTG GCTTTGATGGAGTGGAAATTCATGGGGCCCATGGATACCTTATTGAACAGTTTCTGAAAGATCAAGTGAATGACCGAACAGACCAATATGGCGGATCTATGGAGAATCGTTGTCGATTTGCTCTGGAAGTCGTTGAAGCTGTTGCTAACGAGATAGGAGCGGATAAAGTTGGAATTAGGTTATCTCCATTTGCTAACTATAATGGATCAGTGGATTCAGATCCCGAAGCGTTGGGCCTTTATCTGGCCAATGCGTTGAACAAATATGGGATCCTGTACTGCCATATGGTTGAGCCGAGGATGAAGACAGTTGGAGAAAAAAGTGATTGCCCCCAAACTCTTGTACCCATGAGAAAGGCTTTTAATGGTACATTCATTGCTGCTGGTGGTTATGAGGAGGAGGATGGGAACAATGCTGTGGCTGAGGGCCGTGCAGATCTTATTGCTTATGGTCGTTGGTTCTTGGCTAACCCAGACTTGCCGAAGAGGTTTGAGCTTAATGCTCCTCTGAACAAGTACAACAGAAGCACATTCTACGTGTCTGAACCGGTTATTGGCTACACTGATTATCCGTTCCTTGACACCACTGCATAG
- the LOC103402212 gene encoding putative 12-oxophytodienoate reductase 11 isoform X1 — protein sequence MATTNETQVGGSTSPLLSPYKLGNFNLSHRVVLAPLTRQRSYGGVPQPHAVLYYSQRTSNGGLLIAEATGISDTAQGYPDTPGIWTKEQIESWKPIVDAVHAKGGIFFCQIWHGGRISNTGFQPNGQAPISSTDKVLAPQIRTNGIDVAVFSPPRRLRTDEVPQIVNDFRLAARNAMEAGFDGVEIHGAHGYLIEQFLKDQVNDRTDQYGGSMENRCRFALEVVEAVANEIGADKVGIRLSPFANYNGSVDSDPEALGLYLANALNKYGILYCHMVEPRMKTVGEKSDCPQTLVPMRKAFNGTFIAAGGYEEEDGNNAVAEGRADLIAYGRWFLANPDLPKRFELNAPLNKYNRSTFYVSEPVIGYTDYPFLDTTA from the exons ATGGCTACCACTAATGAAACTCAAGTAGGTGGTTCCACGAGCCCTCTCCTTTCTCCTTACAAACTTGGAAACTTCAATCTTTCTCATAG AGTTGTCTTAGCACCATTGACTAGACAAAGATCTTACGGAGGTGTTCCTCAGCCGCATGCGGTCTTATATTACTCTCAGAGAACATCTAACGGGGGTCTTCTCATAGCTGAAGCGACTGGAATTTCTGACACTGCTCAAGG GTACCCAGATACTCCCGGTATATGGACAAAGGAGCAAATTGAATCATGGAAACCCATTGTTGATGCTGTTCATGCTAAAGGTGGCATCTTCTTCTGTCAGATTTGGCATGGTGGGAGGATTTCAAATACCG GATTTCAGCCAAATGGGCAGGCTCCAATCTCTTCTACTGACAAGGTACTAGCCCCCCAAATACGAACTAATGGCATTGATGTTGCTGTATTTTCTCCTCCAAGGCGATTAAGGACAGATGAAGTCCCACAAATAGTCAATGATTTCAGACTTGCTGCAAGGAATGCTATGGAAGCTG GCTTTGATGGAGTGGAAATTCATGGGGCCCATGGATACCTTATTGAACAGTTTCTGAAAGATCAAGTGAATGACCGAACAGACCAATATGGCGGATCTATGGAGAATCGTTGTCGATTTGCTCTGGAAGTCGTTGAAGCTGTTGCTAACGAGATAGGAGCGGATAAAGTTGGAATTAGGTTATCTCCATTTGCTAACTATAATGGATCAGTGGATTCAGATCCCGAAGCGTTGGGCCTTTATCTGGCCAATGCGTTGAACAAATATGGGATCCTGTACTGCCATATGGTTGAGCCGAGGATGAAGACAGTTGGAGAAAAAAGTGATTGCCCCCAAACTCTTGTACCCATGAGAAAGGCTTTTAATGGTACATTCATTGCTGCTGGTGGTTATGAGGAGGAGGATGGGAACAATGCTGTGGCTGAGGGCCGTGCAGATCTTATTGCTTATGGTCGTTGGTTCTTGGCTAACCCAGACTTGCCGAAGAGGTTTGAGCTTAATGCTCCTCTGAACAAGTACAACAGAAGCACATTCTACGTGTCTGAACCGGTTATTGGCTACACTGATTATCCGTTCCTTGACACCACTGCATAG
- the LOC103402212 gene encoding 12-oxophytodienoate reductase 2-like isoform X2, translating to MGCDRVNSEALATPEVVLAPLTRQRSYGGVPQPHAVLYYSQRTSNGGLLIAEATGISDTAQGYPDTPGIWTKEQIESWKPIVDAVHAKGGIFFCQIWHGGRISNTGFQPNGQAPISSTDKVLAPQIRTNGIDVAVFSPPRRLRTDEVPQIVNDFRLAARNAMEAGFDGVEIHGAHGYLIEQFLKDQVNDRTDQYGGSMENRCRFALEVVEAVANEIGADKVGIRLSPFANYNGSVDSDPEALGLYLANALNKYGILYCHMVEPRMKTVGEKSDCPQTLVPMRKAFNGTFIAAGGYEEEDGNNAVAEGRADLIAYGRWFLANPDLPKRFELNAPLNKYNRSTFYVSEPVIGYTDYPFLDTTA from the exons ATGGGGTGTGACCGTGTGAACTCTGAAGCACTCGCCACACCTGA AGTTGTCTTAGCACCATTGACTAGACAAAGATCTTACGGAGGTGTTCCTCAGCCGCATGCGGTCTTATATTACTCTCAGAGAACATCTAACGGGGGTCTTCTCATAGCTGAAGCGACTGGAATTTCTGACACTGCTCAAGG GTACCCAGATACTCCCGGTATATGGACAAAGGAGCAAATTGAATCATGGAAACCCATTGTTGATGCTGTTCATGCTAAAGGTGGCATCTTCTTCTGTCAGATTTGGCATGGTGGGAGGATTTCAAATACCG GATTTCAGCCAAATGGGCAGGCTCCAATCTCTTCTACTGACAAGGTACTAGCCCCCCAAATACGAACTAATGGCATTGATGTTGCTGTATTTTCTCCTCCAAGGCGATTAAGGACAGATGAAGTCCCACAAATAGTCAATGATTTCAGACTTGCTGCAAGGAATGCTATGGAAGCTG GCTTTGATGGAGTGGAAATTCATGGGGCCCATGGATACCTTATTGAACAGTTTCTGAAAGATCAAGTGAATGACCGAACAGACCAATATGGCGGATCTATGGAGAATCGTTGTCGATTTGCTCTGGAAGTCGTTGAAGCTGTTGCTAACGAGATAGGAGCGGATAAAGTTGGAATTAGGTTATCTCCATTTGCTAACTATAATGGATCAGTGGATTCAGATCCCGAAGCGTTGGGCCTTTATCTGGCCAATGCGTTGAACAAATATGGGATCCTGTACTGCCATATGGTTGAGCCGAGGATGAAGACAGTTGGAGAAAAAAGTGATTGCCCCCAAACTCTTGTACCCATGAGAAAGGCTTTTAATGGTACATTCATTGCTGCTGGTGGTTATGAGGAGGAGGATGGGAACAATGCTGTGGCTGAGGGCCGTGCAGATCTTATTGCTTATGGTCGTTGGTTCTTGGCTAACCCAGACTTGCCGAAGAGGTTTGAGCTTAATGCTCCTCTGAACAAGTACAACAGAAGCACATTCTACGTGTCTGAACCGGTTATTGGCTACACTGATTATCCGTTCCTTGACACCACTGCATAG